TGCCAAAAAAGCACTGACGGTATGGCAGAATTTTAGCGTGCTTAGCAGTCTTGTCAAGAGAGTGCTAACCGAAAGCTTCTTCTTGTCTTGCCTTGGGCCGACGTGGGGCGTATAGTGGTGGGAAGTAGTGCCTAGTGGTGCCTGTCGGAGGACTTTGTGCACGCGGAGTTGCCGCGATTTGCCGGTTCTGAGGAACACGCCCTTGATCACAAAGGACGGCTTATTGTGCCGGCGCGCTTTCGCGAGCGCCTAGGCTCCCAATTTGTCCTAACGATTGCTCCGGGTGACCCCTGTCTCGCCCTCTATCCGATGGCGACGTGGGTCGAATTCTGCGGCCGAATCGAAGCCGTACCGCTCAAAGACGAAGCCTACCGGCGCTCCGTACGCTATCTCTTCGCCCATTCCGAGGAGGTAGCGTGCGATGCGCAAGGGCGGGTCGTGGTCCCATTGCGGCTGCGTACCTATGCCGGAATCCAGCGTCAGGTCGTCTCGGTGGGCCTGCTTACTCGGATCGAGATCTGGGCGAAGGACCGCTATGCCGTTCAAAGTCCCCCGCAGGACGAGGTGCCCGGCTTCTTGGCCGAGCTGGGTCTGTGATCGGACGACGATCGCATGACCCACGTTCCCGTGCTCGTTGGACCGGCCATCGAATATTTGGCATTACGGCCCGGAGGGACGTACGTCGACGCGACCTTCGGCGGCGGTGGTCATGCCCGCGCGATCCTGCAGCAACTGGTGGGCGGGCGCCTTCTCGCGATCGACTCGGATCCCGATGCGGTCGCGCGTGCCTCGGGGATCGACGATCCGCGCCTGACGTTCGTTCAGGCGAACTTTCGCGATATCGTGCACGTCCTCGATCGCTTCGCGATCGATTCGATCGACGGCGTGCTCTTCGATTTGGGAGTTTCTTCAATGCAACTTGACGACCTCGATCGCGGATTTTCCCTTGGAAAGGCCGCCGCGCTCGACATGCGGATGGATCCTAGCGTCGGGCAAAGCGCCTACGAAATCCTGACGACGGCGAGCGAACGCGAACTGGCCGATATCTTTTTTTACTACGGCCAGGAACGTTGCTCTCGCCGCATCGCGCGCGCGGTCGTCGTTCGCCGTGCGAACGGCACGCTTCCCAATACGACCGCCGAGTTTGCGCAGCTCGTCGCCGCCATCGTTACGCGTCGCGGCCAGCGCCAGCGAATCCACCCCGCGACCCGCGTCTTTCAAGCCTTGCGGATTGCGGTCAACGACGAGCTTGCGGCGCTTCGGGAAGGGCTTGCCGGCGCGATCGGAAGGCTTCGCGTTGCCGGGCGCGTCGTCGCAATCAGCTTCCATTCGCTCGAGGATCGCATCGTGAAAGAAACGTTCCGCGACGACGAGCGCCTCGACGTCCTGACCAAGCGCCCCGTGCGGCCGAACGACGGCGAGATCGCCGAGAACCGGCGCGCGCGTAGCGCCAAGCTGCGCGCCGCGCAGCGAAAGGCGGGATAGACGTGCTTGCTCCCAATCTCTTCGATCACCCTGGGCGCATCGCCAAGCCACGCACCGTTCGAGCGGCGACCCAACGCCGTCTGGTGCGTACGTCGCGGGCGCGATATGCCGGC
This Candidatus Eremiobacterota bacterium DNA region includes the following protein-coding sequences:
- the mraZ gene encoding division/cell wall cluster transcriptional repressor MraZ is translated as MHAELPRFAGSEEHALDHKGRLIVPARFRERLGSQFVLTIAPGDPCLALYPMATWVEFCGRIEAVPLKDEAYRRSVRYLFAHSEEVACDAQGRVVVPLRLRTYAGIQRQVVSVGLLTRIEIWAKDRYAVQSPPQDEVPGFLAELGL
- the rsmH gene encoding 16S rRNA (cytosine(1402)-N(4))-methyltransferase RsmH, whose protein sequence is MTHVPVLVGPAIEYLALRPGGTYVDATFGGGGHARAILQQLVGGRLLAIDSDPDAVARASGIDDPRLTFVQANFRDIVHVLDRFAIDSIDGVLFDLGVSSMQLDDLDRGFSLGKAAALDMRMDPSVGQSAYEILTTASERELADIFFYYGQERCSRRIARAVVVRRANGTLPNTTAEFAQLVAAIVTRRGQRQRIHPATRVFQALRIAVNDELAALREGLAGAIGRLRVAGRVVAISFHSLEDRIVKETFRDDERLDVLTKRPVRPNDGEIAENRRARSAKLRAAQRKAG